One Glycine max cultivar Williams 82 chromosome 6, Glycine_max_v4.0, whole genome shotgun sequence DNA segment encodes these proteins:
- the LOC100819522 gene encoding uncharacterized ATP-dependent helicase YprA, with protein MTENNENAEIQIRALTGESIILPITPTTTVQHLKLLLNRSFPPATTSPNFHLFFKGDKLRLQTQIGSFPIQHGEFLVLVPFAKKEKEPSRTHESDTVSNVPTSTTLADSTWSTIKEDLSLLHDDDTTENCDNASNSESKKEEMLQTQSIAGLGSEKQIELPYHLILDTLQDSSEGVLGEHNCEVFVKVLESVNCLSDLPLGHCKLLKQACEKRGGGGGLRKRVSDAAMCICSPWLKIVVKAFAFVNIFSTFLYLQRRELTLVLLEEALSELAKFGVKLGLDDIKLLSLLCPHLVCFGDEVEKTNFGDVIVVNNATGNDDQVEDNPKRVRKWLYVSKIVSTLKRRDSSFRKSLGWAFEQLPFEFGDEMTVGISLEELLAAVKDRDFVGKEDKLKRVKRSKTTSKPGLNNIGCHDTKTLLAVDMVDHLKKGIGSEGQIVHIEDICARKAIYSEIPIELSEKMRSVLKCIGVSKFYSHQAESIQASLHGKNVAVATMTSSGKSLCYNLPVLEVLSNNSSSSALYIFPTKALAQDQLRALLHMTKGLDIDLNIGIYDGDTSHNERMWLRDNSRLLITNPDMLHISILPHHQQFCRILSNLRFVVIDETHTYKGAFGCHTALILRRLKRLCSHVYGSVPSFVFSTATSANPRQHSMELANLSTLELFQNDGSPSTRKLFVLWNPALRPKAIIKKTQFSKSTDELADESANFVRSSPIVDVSRLFAEMVQHGLRCIAFCKSRKLCELVLSYAREILHETAPHLVDSICAYRGGYIAEERRKIESSFFGGKICGVAATNALELGIDVGEIDATLHLGFPGNIASLWQQAGRGGRRDRPSLAVYVAFGGPLDQYFMKNPKKLFERPIECCHVDSQNKQVLEQHLVCAAHEHPLSVNYDEQYFGPCLESVIISLKARGYLSSVLSSDSSRIWNYIGPEKLPSHAVNIRAIETLRYSVIDQKKNEVLEEIEESKAFFQVYEGAVYMYQGKTYLVEKLDLSNKTAFCKEADLKYYTKTRDYTDIHVIGGNIAYPVKVETNMFPKTNARVDVCKVTTTWFGFYRIWRGSNQIFDAVDLALPQYSYESQAVWVPVPQSIKEAVSKQNYDFRGGLHAASHAILHVVPLHITCNLSDLAPECPNPHDSRYYPERILIYDQHHGGCGISVQVQPYFTKFLAAALELLKCCCCSAEVGCPNCVQSFACHEYNEVLHKDAAIMIIKGILDAGN; from the exons ATGACAGAGAACAACGAGAATGCTGAAATCCAAATCCGTGCCCTAACCGGCGAATCCATCATTCTTCCCATCACTCCCACCACAACCGTCCAACACCTCAAGCTTCTCCTCAACCGCTCTTTCCCTCCGGCCACCACCTCCCCCAATTTCCACCTCTTTTTCAAG GGAGACAAATTGCGATTGCAGACTCAAATCGGCTCTTTCCCCATCCAACACGGCGAGTTTCTTGTCCTCGTTCCCTTTGCCAAGAAGGAAAAGGAACCTTCTCGAACCCACGAATCGGACACGGTTTCGAATGTTCCAACCTCTACTACTCTCGCGGACTCCACGTGGTCCACCATAAAGGAGGATTTGTCACTTTTACACGACGACGACACCACTGAGAACTGCGACAATGCCTCTAATTCCGAGTCAAAAAAAGAGGAAATGTTGCAGACACAATCCATAGCGGGTTTGGGTTCTGAGAAGCAGATAGAGCTTCCATATCATCTCATATTAGACACATTGCAAGATAGTAGTGAGGGAGTTCTTGGAGAGCATAATTGCGAGGTCTTCGTGAAGGTTTTGGAGTCTGTGAATTGCTTATCGGACCTGCCTCTCGGACACTGCAAGTTGTTGAAACAAGCTTGTGAAAaaagaggtggtggtggtggcttGAGAAAACGTGTCAGTGATGCTGCTATGTGTATTTGTTCACCGTGGTTGAAGATAGTCGTGAAGGCGTTTGCATTTGTGAACATTTTTTCCACGTTTCTTTATTTGCAGCGTAGGGAATTGACCTTAGTTCTGCTGGAAGAGGCGCTTAGCGAGCTTGCGAAGTTTGGGGTTAAACTTGGCCTTGATGACATAAAGCTTCTTTCGCTACTTTGTCCTCAT CTGGTATGTTTTGGAGATGAAGTAGAAAAGACAAACTTTGGTGATGTCATTGTTGTTAACAATGCAACTGGCAATGATGATCAAGTTGAAGACAATCCTAAAAGAG TGCGCAAGTGGTTGTATGTTTCAAAGATTGTCAGTACATTGAAGAGAAGGGATAGCTCTTTCAGAAAAAGTTTAGGATGGGCTTTTGAGCAGCTTCCG TTTGAATTTGGAGATGAGATGACTGTGGGAATTTCCTTGGAAGAGCTGCTTGCAGCTGTCAAGGACCGTGATTTTGTAGGAAAAGAAGACAAATTAAAACGTGTAAAGAGAAGCAAAACTACCTCAAAACCTGGCTTAAACAATATTGGGTGTCAT GATACAAAGACATTACTGGCTGTGGACATGGTTGATCATCTTAAGAAAGGAATTGGATCTGAAGGACAg ATTGTGCATATTGAAGACATATGTGCCAGAAAAGCAATTTACAGTGAGatcccaattgaactatcagaGAAAATGAGATCTGTGCTGAAGTGTATTGGAGTTTCCAAATTTTACAGTCACCAG GCAGAGTCTATACAAGCTTCCCTTCATGGCAAAAATGTTGCTGTGGCTACAATGACATCTAGTGGCAAATCCCTTTGCTATAACCTACCAGTTCTAGAAGTGTTGTCCAATAATTCTTCTTCATCTGCTCTGTACATATTTCCCACAAAG GCATTGGCTCAAGATCAACTAAGAGCTTTGTTACACATGACAAAAGGATTAGATATTGACTTAAATATTGGAATATATGATGGGGACACTTCTCACAATGAGAGGATGTGGCTACGTGATAATTCTAGATTG TTGATCACAAATCCAGATATGTTACACATATCAATCTTGCCCCACCATCAACAATTTTGTCGGATTTTATCAAACCTAAG GTTTGTGGTAATTGATGAAACTCATACTTACAAGGGAGCATTTGGATGTCACACTGCACTTATATTGAGGAGGCTAAAACGACTCTGTTCACATG TATATGGATCTGttccttcttttgttttttctactGCAACTTCTGCAAATCCTCGGCAGCATTCTATG GAACTTGCAAATTTATCTACTCTGGAGCTATTTCAGAATGATGGAAGTCCATCTACAAGGAAACTTTTTGTCCTTTGGAATCCTGCTTTGCGTCCAAAAGCT ATCATTAAAAAGACTCAGTTTTCTAAGAGTACTGATGAGCTGGCAGATGAAAGTGCAAATTTTGTTCGCTCAAG CCCGATTGTGGATGTTTCACGCCTTTTTGCAGAAATGGTTCAGCATGGTCTTCGCTGTATTGCATTTTGTAAATCACGGAAACTTTGTGAGCTTGTTTTATCCTATGC ACGCGAGATTCTTCATGAGACAGCCCCGCATCTGGTGGATTCCATATGTGCATATCGTGGTGGCTACATTGCAGAG gaaagaagaaaaatagagagTTCATTTTTTGGTGGTAAAATATGTGGTGTTGCTGCAACTAATGCTCTTGAGTTGGGCATTGATGTTGGAGAAATTGATGCCACTCTGCATCTAGGATTTCCTGGTAATATTGCAAG CTTGTGGCAACAAGCTGGTAGAGGTGGGAGGAGAGATAGACCATCTCTTGCTGTCTATGTTGCATTTGGTGGGCCTCTTGATCAATACTTCATGAAAAATCCCAAGAAACTCTTTGAAAGACCAATTGAATGTTGCCATGTTGATTCCCAAAACAAGCAG GTTCTTGAACAACATTTGGTCTGCGCAGCTCATGAACACCCTTTGAGTGTGAACTATGATGAGCAATATTTTGGTCCTTGCTTGGAGAGTGTCATAATTTCTCTAAAAGCTAGAGGATACTTGAGTTCTGTTCTATCATCTGATTCTTCTAGAATATGGAACTACATTGGTCCAGAG AAATTACCCTCACACGCAGTCAATATCCGAGCAATTGAAACTTTAAGATATAGTGTCATAgatcagaaaaaaaatgaagttcttGAAGAGATAGAGGAAAGCAAGGCATTCTTTCAG GTATATGAAGGTGCTGTGTATATGTACCAGGGGAAAACCTATTTGGTTGAAAAATTAGATCTATCTAACAAAACTGCTTTCTGCAAAGAGGCTGATCTAAAGTATTATACAAAGACTCGAGATTACACTGATATTCATGTCATTGGGGGTAATATT GCTTATCCAGTCAAGGTAGAAACCAACATGTTTCCAAAAACAAATGCCCGGGTTGATGTATGCAAAGTAACAACTACTTGGTTTGGCTTTTATCGTATTTGGAGAGGAAGCaatcaaatctttgatgccGTTGATCTCGCACTTCCTCAATACTCATATGAGTCACAG GCAGTTTGGGTTCCTGTGCCACAGTCAATAAAAGAAGCAGTAAGCAAGCAAAATTATGATTTCCGTGGAGGTCTGCATGCTGCTTCACATGCAATTTTACATGTAGTGCCTTT ACATATCACGTGCAACTTGTCTGACTTGGCTCCTGAGTGTCCAAACCCTCATGATAGCCGATATTACCCTGAAAGAATTCTAATATATGATCAACATCATGGAGGGTGTGGAATTTCAGTACAG GTTCAACCCTATTTCACGAAGTTCCTGGCAGCTGCACTAGAGCTTCTCAAATGTTGCTGCTGCTCAGCGGAAGTAGGTTGCCCTAATTGCGTTCAG AGCTTTGCTTGCCATGAGTATAACGAGGTTTTACACAAGGATGCAGCCATCATGATCATCAAG GGTATTCTGGATGCAGGGAACTAG
- the LOC100820051 gene encoding LOW QUALITY PROTEIN: annexin D1 (The sequence of the model RefSeq protein was modified relative to this genomic sequence to represent the inferred CDS: inserted 1 base in 1 codon; substituted 1 base at 1 genomic stop codon) yields the protein MSTLKVPQPLPPLXDDCEQLRKAFSGWGTNEGLIITILAYRNSSQRKLVKETYAETYGEDLLEALDKELTSDFERLVHVWTLDCAXHDAFLANKPTKKWTSNNQVLVEIACTRSSDQVFDVRKAYHTLYKKSLEEDVAHHTAGDFCKLILPMLQDLKADPKDEFLSLLRATVKCLIRLEKYLEKVVQFAINKRGTDEGALTRVVCHQRRNSVPLERAIVKDTIADYEKMLVALLSCIF from the exons ATGTCGACGTtgaaggttcctcaacctcttCCCCCGT TCGATGACTGTGAGCAGCTCCGAAAAGCCTTCTCAG GTTGGGGAACTAATGAGGGGCTTATTATAACGATTTTGGCTTATAGGAATTCTTCTCAGAGGAAGCTTGTCAAAGAAACTTATGCCGAGACCTATGGAGAAGATCTCCTCGAGGCCTTGGACAAAGAACTCACGAGCGATTTTGAG AGGTTGGTTCATGTTTGGACACTTGATTGTGCTTAACATGATGCATTTTTGGCAAATAAGCCAACTAAAAAATGGACTTCAAACAATCAGGTTCTGGTGGAAATAGCATGCACTAGGTCCTCTGACCAAGTGTTTGATGTGAGGAAGGCTTACCATACTCTTTATAAGAAGTCTCTTGAGGAGGATGTTGCTCATCACACAGCAGGAGACTTCTGTAAG CTCATACTACCAATGTTGCAGGATCTGAAGGCGGATCCAAAGGACGAGTTCCTGTCTTTACTAAGAGCAACTGTGAAGTGCTTGATCCGCCTGGAGAAGTACCTTGAGAAGGTTGTTCAGTTTGCTATCAACAAGCGAGGAACCGATGAAGGAGCCCTTACAAGAGTGGTTTGCCATCAAAGGAGGAATAGTGTCCCTCTTGAACGTGCCATTGTTAAGGACACAATTGCTGACTATGAGAAAATGCTTGTGGCACTTTTATcatgcatattttaa